The proteins below are encoded in one region of Bacteroidales bacterium:
- a CDS encoding PrsW family glutamic-type intramembrane protease, which produces MILTLMALAIAPGIAIILFIYYKDRFEKEPFSLLLKCFLLGLLTIIPPIFIETAGVHFSPELSGNAFHTIIYAFLFVGLSEEFSKFLLLRIYPYRSKHFNEPFDGIVYSVVISMGFATAENILYVIDNGIGVALTRMFTAVPAHAAFGVLIGFYVGLSKLKKHNFWYLSIGLFTATAAHGFYDYFLFQKDVPGMQIFSFVCLIFIIKLSLRAIRVHRKNSPFNPNNKTDITENAG; this is translated from the coding sequence ATGATTTTAACATTAATGGCTTTAGCAATTGCGCCGGGAATAGCAATAATATTATTTATTTATTATAAAGACCGGTTTGAAAAAGAACCTTTTTCTTTATTATTAAAATGTTTCCTGTTAGGGCTGCTGACAATTATTCCTCCCATTTTTATAGAAACTGCAGGCGTCCATTTCAGTCCCGAATTAAGCGGCAATGCATTTCATACTATAATCTATGCGTTCTTGTTTGTTGGTCTTAGTGAAGAATTCTCAAAATTTTTATTATTACGAATTTATCCTTACCGAAGTAAACATTTTAATGAACCCTTTGATGGTATTGTATATTCGGTAGTTATTTCAATGGGGTTTGCAACTGCCGAAAATATTTTATATGTTATTGACAATGGTATTGGAGTAGCTCTTACACGCATGTTTACTGCTGTTCCGGCTCATGCTGCATTTGGTGTGTTAATAGGATTTTATGTTGGGCTTTCTAAATTAAAAAAACATAATTTCTGGTATTTGTCCATTGGATTATTTACTGCTACAGCAGCACATGGATTTTATGATTATTTTCTTTTCCAGAAAGATGTTCCCGGAATGCAGATATTTTCATTTGTTTGTTTAATTTTTATCATCAAGCTTTCATTAAGAGCAATAAGAGTACACCGAAAAAATTCTCCATTTAATCCCAATAATAAAACAGATATCACTGAAAACGCCGGTTAG
- a CDS encoding T9SS type A sorting domain-containing protein, with amino-acid sequence MIKKIIFTISFVFVATTLLQAQCDPDTTFTSPGVYPDTATNLPLCYATLPYSGVITTVVPVDTNSMPVDSMGVINVTGLPAGFSWATNTPSHFWHGGETGCFVISGTASNEQVGTYPLKIYVNAYVIGFLTRDTVLGYKIIIKDSASGVIDEFNIEDNISINIYNNPSGNSVTITVHSSYDLKNSFAIITDITGKECKRFDNLYGKEYILSKGGLSKGIYIFSIFDKEKIIAKKKIVIE; translated from the coding sequence ATGATAAAAAAAATAATATTCACAATATCATTTGTATTTGTAGCAACAACATTGTTACAGGCACAATGCGATCCCGACACCACTTTCACTTCTCCGGGAGTATACCCTGATACTGCTACAAATCTCCCTTTATGCTATGCTACGCTTCCATATTCCGGAGTAATTACAACGGTAGTTCCTGTTGATACTAATTCCATGCCTGTAGATTCCATGGGAGTAATAAATGTTACCGGGCTTCCTGCAGGTTTTAGCTGGGCTACCAATACACCATCGCATTTCTGGCATGGAGGAGAAACCGGATGCTTTGTAATATCAGGCACAGCATCGAATGAACAGGTTGGAACTTATCCTCTAAAAATTTATGTAAATGCATATGTAATTGGATTTCTTACCCGCGATACTGTTCTGGGATATAAAATAATTATAAAAGACTCTGCTTCCGGCGTTATCGATGAATTTAATATAGAAGATAATATCTCAATAAATATATATAATAATCCATCCGGGAATTCGGTTACTATTACTGTTCACTCTTCATATGATTTAAAAAATTCTTTTGCTATAATTACTGATATCACCGGAAAAGAATGCAAGCGTTTTGATAATCTTTATGGGAAAGAATACATACTAAGTAAAGGAGGTCTTTCAAAAGGCATCTATATTTTTTCCATTTTTGATAAAGAAAAAATAATTGCTAAAAAGAAAATTGTAATAGAATAA
- a CDS encoding response regulator: protein MKKILVIEDDLLVLESTVNFLKKEGFEIHTAVDGVAGIQKAIEIIPDLIISDVTMPKKDGFEVCRTIQQIPSLSNIPFIFLTGKDEKDDIRQGMQLGADDYLTKPFQFSELLKIVKIRLEKHERYLKQNDEQLLALIENPMVGVYVYYDDKFAFVNSKLSEILGYSKEELSQMSFEDLVFGDESDESQAKIHRCIKGIQSSFSTEMKIFKKDQSPAIIQVYGTIVKIKGKECLKGNILEVKPGKNKEKHTGKDVDKSKFSEREIEVLQLICQGLSTTEISKKLFLSKHTIDTHRANLLAKTECKNTPDLVMYAIRQGLIEL from the coding sequence ATGAAAAAGATTCTTGTTATAGAAGATGATCTATTAGTTCTTGAATCAACCGTTAATTTTCTAAAAAAGGAAGGATTCGAGATACATACTGCTGTGGATGGCGTTGCCGGCATACAGAAAGCTATTGAAATTATCCCCGATCTTATTATCAGTGATGTTACAATGCCTAAAAAAGATGGGTTTGAAGTATGCAGAACCATTCAGCAAATTCCGTCTTTATCTAACATCCCTTTTATTTTTCTTACCGGCAAGGACGAAAAAGATGATATTCGGCAGGGCATGCAATTAGGTGCAGATGATTACCTGACAAAGCCTTTTCAGTTTTCCGAATTATTGAAAATAGTAAAGATAAGGCTTGAAAAGCACGAAAGATATTTAAAGCAGAATGATGAACAACTACTTGCTTTGATTGAAAACCCTATGGTTGGCGTATATGTATACTATGATGATAAATTTGCTTTTGTTAATTCAAAACTTTCCGAAATACTTGGCTACAGCAAAGAAGAATTAAGCCAGATGAGTTTCGAGGATTTGGTTTTTGGTGATGAAAGTGATGAATCACAGGCAAAAATTCACCGTTGTATTAAGGGGATTCAAAGCTCTTTTTCTACGGAAATGAAAATATTTAAAAAAGACCAGTCGCCTGCTATTATTCAAGTGTATGGTACTATTGTTAAAATCAAAGGGAAAGAATGTCTGAAAGGAAATATCCTGGAAGTTAAACCCGGGAAAAATAAAGAAAAGCATACAGGAAAAGATGTTGACAAATCAAAATTTTCAGAGCGCGAAATAGAAGTGTTGCAGCTTATATGCCAGGGTTTGTCGACAACTGAAATATCAAAAAAGTTGTTTTTAAGCAAACATACTATCGATACGCATCGCGCTAATCTTTTAGCAAAAACCGAATGTAAAAATACCCCCGACCTGGTTATGTATGCTATACGCCAAGGGCTTATTGAATTATAA
- the era gene encoding GTPase Era translates to MSHKSGFVNIIGSPNVGKSTLMNALVGENLSIITPKAQTTRHRILGILNGEDYQIIFSDTPGVLKPHYKLHESMMKFVEGAFHDADIFLLVTEPGEKAEEHLALEKLQKSEVPVIVLINKIDLSDQKSIEEKIGEWSKCIPNSQIIPISAKHKFNLEKILDVIIANLPENEPFYSKEELTDKPEKFFIAEIIREKIFLHYQKEVPYCSEVVIETYKEEEKITRIRAIIHVARNSQKGIIIGEGGKALKIVGTEARKSMEEFLQKKVFLEIVVKVSKDWRDDQSQLDKFGYNPK, encoded by the coding sequence ATGAGTCATAAATCAGGTTTTGTAAATATTATAGGCAGCCCGAATGTAGGCAAATCAACATTAATGAATGCATTGGTTGGCGAAAACCTTTCTATCATCACACCTAAAGCGCAAACCACACGACATCGTATTTTAGGAATTTTAAATGGTGAGGATTATCAAATTATTTTTTCCGATACTCCAGGTGTTTTAAAACCACATTATAAGCTTCACGAATCGATGATGAAGTTTGTTGAAGGAGCATTTCATGATGCCGATATTTTTTTATTGGTTACCGAACCTGGAGAAAAAGCTGAAGAACATCTTGCTCTTGAAAAATTGCAAAAATCAGAAGTTCCTGTTATAGTTCTAATAAATAAAATCGATCTATCCGACCAGAAATCCATCGAAGAAAAAATAGGTGAATGGTCAAAATGTATCCCCAATTCACAGATTATTCCTATTTCAGCAAAGCATAAATTTAATCTTGAAAAAATCCTTGATGTAATAATTGCCAACCTGCCGGAAAATGAACCTTTCTATTCTAAAGAAGAACTGACAGATAAACCTGAAAAATTTTTTATTGCAGAAATTATCCGTGAAAAAATATTTTTACATTATCAGAAAGAAGTTCCTTATTGCTCAGAAGTAGTTATTGAAACTTATAAAGAAGAAGAAAAAATAACACGGATAAGAGCCATCATTCATGTTGCACGTAACTCCCAGAAAGGAATAATTATCGGCGAAGGCGGAAAAGCATTGAAAATAGTGGGAACTGAAGCACGTAAAAGTATGGAAGAGTTTTTACAGAAAAAGGTATTCCTTGAAATCGTTGTTAAGGTAAGCAAAGACTGGCGCGACGATCAATCGCAACTTGATAAGTTTGGGTACAATCCGAAATAA
- a CDS encoding T9SS type A sorting domain-containing protein, whose amino-acid sequence MEPANGSYNYKVPAVNIPNNNTADEANTPSVIGATDKINYSIGKNGWIIVDMLLSINNISGNDFKVYEGDISAESYTCYASQSMDGPWTSLGTGTGSKEFYLSTLSKARFIKIVDDNDGTVTSADVGFDLDVIEVYGATVNISSIENKNKFSVNVFPNPFNDEISFEYYIDNALKGYITFYNITGEKVKQFSEEKYFPGSYSIHLGSSELKAGIYNYVISADNEKIIPVSKIIVKQ is encoded by the coding sequence ATGGAACCTGCAAATGGAAGTTATAATTATAAAGTTCCTGCAGTGAATATTCCAAATAACAATACTGCCGATGAAGCAAATACGCCCTCAGTAATTGGCGCAACGGATAAAATCAATTATTCGATCGGGAAAAATGGATGGATAATAGTAGATATGCTGCTGTCAATAAATAATATTTCGGGAAATGATTTCAAAGTATATGAAGGCGATATATCTGCTGAAAGTTATACGTGCTATGCTTCGCAATCAATGGATGGTCCGTGGACTTCGCTGGGAACTGGTACAGGTTCAAAAGAATTTTATTTATCAACATTAAGTAAAGCACGCTTTATAAAAATTGTTGACGATAACGATGGCACAGTTACGTCTGCTGATGTGGGTTTCGATCTGGATGTCATTGAAGTATATGGGGCTACTGTGAATATTTCTTCAATTGAAAATAAAAATAAATTTTCAGTTAATGTATTTCCAAATCCGTTTAATGATGAGATAAGTTTTGAATATTATATTGATAATGCATTGAAAGGGTACATTACTTTTTATAATATTACTGGTGAAAAAGTAAAACAGTTTTCAGAAGAAAAATATTTTCCGGGAAGTTATTCTATTCACCTGGGTTCTTCTGAACTCAAAGCCGGAATTTATAATTATGTTATCAGTGCTGATAATGAAAAAATAATTCCTGTTTCAAAAATTATTGTAAAACAATAA
- a CDS encoding cupin domain-containing protein → MAKVIIQKLSVSEIQQRKIKSWSIWNKEVSKFDWYYDSDEECLILEGEVDVHTDDGNYTIKAGDFVTFKKGLKCIWDIKKRISKHYNFS, encoded by the coding sequence ATGGCTAAAGTTATTATACAAAAACTCTCAGTATCCGAAATTCAACAACGAAAAATCAAATCGTGGTCAATATGGAATAAAGAAGTTTCAAAATTCGACTGGTATTATGACAGTGATGAAGAATGTCTTATACTTGAAGGAGAAGTGGATGTACATACTGATGACGGAAACTATACAATAAAAGCCGGTGATTTTGTTACTTTTAAAAAAGGATTAAAATGTATTTGGGATATAAAAAAACGAATCAGTAAGCATTATAATTTTTCATGA
- a CDS encoding zinc-ribbon domain-containing protein — translation MKKINLLIFSILYYTVSLFAQNHDGKYVMEMRFNNQDFTYSYESCFITINGNNARVDFRFKMTKPSTAATNYVMATGNGGGTANTNDFNASGNGKMQTFERGRMDDQFNLSFTMNGRFTQQADYFNLNGTFNMIDEGGENVSGTFSSKCPIPKKTSVAGSFGIFFIIGGVVLILFVIGLVLYFTLRKPKIKVYPTYPSQMPISPVNQQYNPQYPPQRPPVNQHMQRPPIQNTTPSSVQNTTPPPVSPAGLQFCTSCGAKLKPNARYCHNCSKPLI, via the coding sequence ATGAAAAAAATTAACCTGCTTATCTTTAGTATACTTTACTATACAGTATCACTGTTTGCGCAAAATCATGATGGGAAATACGTTATGGAAATGCGATTTAATAATCAGGATTTTACATATAGCTACGAAAGTTGCTTTATCACTATTAACGGAAATAATGCCAGGGTTGATTTTCGGTTTAAAATGACAAAGCCAAGTACAGCTGCAACCAACTATGTAATGGCAACAGGTAATGGTGGAGGTACTGCGAATACAAATGATTTTAACGCATCAGGCAATGGGAAAATGCAGACGTTTGAAAGGGGACGAATGGATGACCAGTTTAATTTAAGTTTTACAATGAATGGGCGTTTCACTCAGCAAGCAGATTATTTTAATCTGAACGGTACCTTTAATATGATTGATGAAGGTGGCGAAAATGTTTCCGGAACTTTCAGCAGCAAATGCCCGATACCTAAGAAAACCTCAGTAGCAGGGTCTTTTGGAATATTTTTTATTATCGGCGGCGTTGTCCTTATTCTTTTTGTTATTGGACTAGTACTTTATTTTACATTGCGAAAACCGAAAATAAAAGTTTATCCCACGTATCCTTCACAAATGCCTATATCACCGGTAAATCAGCAATACAATCCACAGTATCCGCCACAAAGACCTCCCGTAAATCAACACATGCAAAGACCACCGATACAAAATACTACGCCATCATCGGTACAAAATACTACACCCCCGCCTGTATCTCCTGCCGGTTTGCAGTTTTGTACTTCCTGCGGAGCAAAACTGAAACCTAATGCCAGGTATTGCCATAATTGCTCAAAGCCATTGATATAA
- a CDS encoding DUF4153 domain-containing protein, translating to MKIPFLRTMIKGTRVTFSRFAPAIFSAITGTVFAIILTYYDEDIYHYEHLFRYIFCAAIGLPLLIAIRLFSERKEIPVKSQIMYYLIAFILLAGYFFTLPLHINTITFLRFALLIIAMHLLVSFSAYTGKKEINGFWQFNKALFLRFLTSALFSFVLFLGLSLAILAIDELFSANIDERFYLRLWIIIVGIFNTWFFLSGVPLHIEKLDSVSDYPKGLKIFTQYILLPLVLIYFVIIYAYTFKIIITWHFPSGWVSNLVLFLSISGIFSLLLINPIKDMEENKWINTFRRLFYIFLLPMLILLAISIWKRIDQYGVTENRYFIVIINLWLAFISLYFIFSKLKNIKIIPITLCFLSLFTYFGPWSAFSISRKSQLHQLENVLTDSKMLKNGKIQNAPSDLTSTKKHKIINLFFYFDERNELNEFQPWYKQNIDSLLASDSSRWFHKSGKLLDLIGIEVNEYFTRNEKDSTSEVFNFNADITNIDIHDFDFMINYHSNDNAFMDFTTYTKNENEKPGIKLNDRYNLDIKLNDKNGMLSFISNNKTMIDISLSSIPAILKKYKSNHQKEKYNSALPIEAMTFEKENKNIRLRIYINRIDGCINKNKTTSFSYISAWILVKFKMEEK from the coding sequence ATGAAAATCCCATTTTTAAGAACAATGATTAAAGGAACAAGAGTTACCTTCAGTCGCTTTGCCCCGGCAATCTTTTCAGCAATTACCGGAACTGTATTCGCAATAATCCTGACTTATTATGATGAAGATATATATCATTACGAACATTTGTTTCGTTATATTTTCTGCGCTGCTATTGGATTACCGCTATTAATTGCAATACGATTATTTTCTGAACGAAAAGAAATCCCTGTAAAATCACAAATAATGTATTACCTGATAGCATTCATTTTATTGGCAGGATATTTCTTCACACTACCATTACATATAAATACCATAACATTTTTAAGGTTTGCATTATTAATTATTGCAATGCATTTATTGGTGTCATTTTCAGCATATACCGGCAAAAAAGAAATAAACGGATTCTGGCAATTTAATAAAGCGCTTTTTCTCCGCTTCCTTACTTCTGCCCTGTTTTCTTTTGTTTTGTTTTTAGGCTTATCGCTAGCAATATTAGCAATAGATGAATTATTTTCTGCAAATATCGACGAACGATTTTATTTGCGTTTATGGATTATTATAGTCGGTATTTTTAATACCTGGTTTTTCTTATCCGGTGTTCCTTTGCATATTGAAAAACTTGATTCTGTTAGTGATTATCCAAAAGGTTTGAAAATATTTACTCAATATATTTTGCTGCCTTTGGTTTTAATTTATTTCGTTATTATTTATGCATATACTTTTAAAATCATTATAACATGGCATTTCCCCAGTGGATGGGTTTCCAATCTTGTTTTATTCTTATCAATATCCGGGATTTTTTCATTGCTTCTTATAAATCCAATTAAGGACATGGAAGAAAATAAATGGATTAATACTTTCCGGCGATTGTTTTATATCTTTCTTTTACCAATGCTTATATTGCTCGCCATTTCAATATGGAAACGAATTGACCAATATGGTGTAACCGAAAACAGGTATTTCATTGTAATAATTAATTTATGGCTTGCATTCATAAGCCTGTATTTTATTTTCAGTAAATTAAAAAATATTAAAATTATTCCAATCACACTTTGTTTTCTTTCTTTATTTACATACTTCGGACCATGGAGTGCATTCAGTATTTCGAGAAAAAGCCAGCTGCATCAATTAGAGAATGTTCTTACCGATTCAAAAATGCTTAAAAATGGCAAGATTCAAAATGCCCCGTCAGACCTTACATCCACCAAAAAACATAAAATAATAAACTTGTTTTTTTATTTCGATGAAAGAAATGAACTAAATGAATTTCAACCATGGTACAAACAAAATATTGATTCCTTATTGGCATCCGATAGTTCCAGGTGGTTTCATAAATCGGGCAAACTACTGGATTTAATAGGAATTGAAGTGAATGAATATTTTACACGAAATGAAAAAGACAGCACATCGGAAGTGTTTAACTTCAATGCTGACATTACAAATATCGACATTCACGATTTTGATTTTATGATTAACTATCATTCAAACGACAATGCATTCATGGACTTTACAACTTATACTAAAAATGAAAATGAAAAACCAGGTATAAAATTAAACGATAGATATAATCTTGATATTAAACTGAACGACAAGAATGGAATGCTTTCCTTCATCAGTAATAACAAGACAATGATTGACATCTCGCTATCATCAATTCCTGCAATTCTTAAAAAATATAAATCAAATCATCAAAAGGAAAAATATAATTCCGCTCTTCCAATTGAAGCAATGACTTTTGAAAAAGAAAATAAAAATATCAGACTCCGAATTTATATCAATAGGATTGATGGCTGTATAAATAAAAACAAAACCACATCATTTTCTTATATAAGCGCATGGATACTGGTTAAATTTAAAATGGAAGAAAAATAA
- a CDS encoding TonB-dependent receptor produces the protein MKFFYSFLFFITLSAFTNAQKTAITGKVIDSKTKEPLVGVTVVADDINAVSTDINGFYTLVLIAGNHTIAFKYIGYTTEIKKISIKEGELQTINISVTPSLSMLDEIVVSAGKFEQKMSDVTVSIQTIKPSMIENNNTNSIETIINKTPGVIIMDDQASIRGGSGYSYGAGSRVLLLVDDLPMLSGDAGDVKWDFAPVENIEQIEVIKGASSALYGSSALNGIINIRTAYPGNKPQTKIIVNTGLYNNPRRKEIIWWGTAQPIFAGTQFLHSRKIGNFDLSVGANLFSDQGYRENNNRQRCRFNINTRYRDKKIKGLSYGLNANMMNVKGNEFLLWHDGDSGVYRPSENYSQQMNNSRLNIDPYIVYYNDKGNRHSLKSRFYQINNNNNTNQSTRTYLFYGEYQFQKHFKKGLTITTGLSGTYNYAVSDLYGNKNHYVSSEGLFAQFDKKINLFTLSLGVRYEIYKMDQDQDNSKPVFRTGLNYELTKSTFLRGSFGQGFRYPSIAEKYITSSVGTLKIFPNDYLRPETGWSAEIGFKQGFKISSWFGYIDVAGYWTQYHDMIEFTFGQHYPDSLNIITPTYQQFIDYTGFKAYNISNAQINGIDITMIGEGIIFGLPTTIMAGYTYTNPTDLDIKRDSLKSGGSNVLKYRFYHSAKIDFEISYNKITADISMNYHSFMINIDKAFEDTLRSPNGTPLYTLENGIKKYIMFLPGLKEYRNKHHTGDIVFDARISYQFTEESKISVIAKNVFNREYMLRPGDVQPPRSIAIQYTMKF, from the coding sequence ATGAAATTCTTTTACTCTTTTTTATTTTTTATAACCTTGTCTGCTTTTACAAATGCTCAAAAAACAGCTATTACCGGAAAAGTAATTGATTCAAAAACCAAAGAACCACTAGTTGGCGTTACTGTTGTTGCTGATGATATCAATGCCGTTTCAACTGATATTAACGGATTTTACACACTTGTTTTAATAGCAGGCAATCACACCATAGCTTTCAAATATATAGGCTACACTACCGAAATAAAAAAAATCAGTATCAAAGAAGGGGAACTTCAAACAATCAATATTAGCGTTACACCTTCATTAAGCATGCTCGACGAAATAGTTGTAAGCGCCGGAAAATTCGAACAAAAAATGTCGGATGTTACTGTTTCTATCCAAACAATTAAACCAAGCATGATAGAAAATAACAATACAAATTCCATAGAAACTATAATTAATAAAACGCCGGGAGTAATCATCATGGATGATCAGGCAAGTATAAGAGGAGGCAGCGGTTACAGCTACGGCGCAGGAAGTCGTGTTTTATTGCTTGTTGACGATCTTCCTATGCTTTCAGGTGATGCAGGTGATGTAAAATGGGATTTTGCTCCTGTGGAAAATATTGAACAAATAGAAGTCATTAAAGGTGCCTCTTCGGCATTATACGGATCTTCGGCACTAAATGGAATTATCAATATCCGCACAGCTTATCCCGGTAACAAGCCTCAAACTAAAATTATTGTCAATACAGGATTATACAATAACCCCCGGCGAAAAGAAATTATATGGTGGGGAACTGCTCAGCCAATTTTTGCCGGAACACAATTCCTGCATTCAAGAAAAATAGGTAATTTCGACCTTTCTGTTGGAGCCAATTTATTTTCAGATCAGGGATACAGGGAAAATAATAACAGGCAGAGATGCCGTTTCAATATCAATACAAGATACAGAGATAAAAAGATAAAAGGGCTTAGCTATGGATTAAATGCCAATATGATGAATGTAAAAGGAAATGAATTTTTATTATGGCATGACGGAGATTCGGGAGTTTACAGACCTTCAGAAAATTATTCTCAGCAAATGAACAATAGCCGTTTAAATATTGATCCGTACATAGTTTATTATAATGATAAAGGAAATCGTCACAGTTTAAAAAGCCGGTTTTATCAGATCAATAACAATAATAATACAAACCAGTCGACACGTACTTATTTGTTTTACGGAGAATACCAATTCCAGAAACACTTTAAAAAAGGTCTTACAATAACAACAGGTCTTTCGGGAACTTATAATTATGCTGTTTCGGACCTTTATGGTAACAAAAATCATTATGTATCAAGCGAAGGATTATTTGCACAATTTGATAAAAAAATAAACCTATTTACACTTTCATTAGGTGTAAGGTATGAGATATATAAAATGGACCAGGATCAGGATAATTCAAAACCGGTATTCCGAACAGGACTGAACTATGAATTAACCAAATCAACTTTTTTAAGAGGTTCATTCGGACAAGGTTTCAGGTATCCTTCCATTGCAGAAAAATATATTACATCTTCTGTTGGAACTCTTAAAATATTTCCAAATGATTATTTACGTCCCGAAACAGGCTGGAGTGCAGAAATAGGTTTTAAACAAGGTTTTAAAATCAGCAGTTGGTTTGGTTATATTGATGTTGCCGGATACTGGACTCAATATCACGATATGATAGAATTTACTTTTGGGCAACACTATCCTGATTCATTAAATATTATTACACCAACCTATCAGCAATTTATTGATTATACAGGATTCAAAGCATATAACATCAGCAATGCTCAAATAAATGGTATAGATATTACAATGATCGGAGAGGGAATAATATTTGGTCTGCCTACTACAATAATGGCAGGATACACTTATACAAATCCTACCGACCTGGATATAAAAAGAGATTCGCTAAAATCCGGCGGCAGCAATGTTCTTAAATACCGGTTTTATCATTCGGCAAAAATTGATTTTGAAATTTCATACAATAAGATTACTGCTGATATAAGTATGAACTATCATAGTTTTATGATCAATATTGACAAAGCTTTTGAAGATACTTTACGTTCGCCAAATGGCACACCATTATATACTCTCGAAAATGGGATAAAAAAATATATCATGTTTTTGCCAGGGTTAAAAGAATACCGCAATAAGCATCATACCGGGGACATCGTTTTTGATGCAAGAATTTCTTACCAGTTTACAGAAGAATCAAAAATATCAGTTATAGCAAAAAATGTTTTTAACAGGGAATATATGTTACGTCCCGGCGATGTACAACCTCCGCGAAGTATAGCTATTCAATATACCATGAAATTTTGA
- a CDS encoding DUF4349 domain-containing protein, whose product MKTKLVLPVIIAAIIIGYFQLSGCSGKNSKSYNSTLACEYLPPNTETDVGSDNVSEKSYMCSPPIPEVACINQAKISTSIGNENFKTVTTEDKKNPSKIIKTARVSMRVKNIKDSRKAILDIVKKCDAYVSSDDQTNNTSSIEDDMVIRIKTDGFDDIIDKLLEQSIYTDYKKVKMEDVTTYYIDNESRLKSKKEVETRYKEILAKATTVTDIIGIEEKLGAIREEIEATEGVLKYLNDQVTYSTIRLHFYEKLESKTTAEPESGFFYKIGQGFKDGWEGVQLFFIGLIIMWPLWLVIFIIVFFIVRWIRRWRRKRRDVAESK is encoded by the coding sequence ATGAAAACAAAATTAGTTTTGCCGGTAATAATTGCTGCAATTATTATTGGTTATTTCCAGCTCTCTGGATGCTCAGGAAAAAATTCAAAAAGTTACAACAGCACATTAGCATGTGAATACTTGCCGCCAAATACTGAAACGGATGTTGGTTCAGATAATGTTAGTGAAAAAAGTTATATGTGTTCTCCTCCGATTCCGGAAGTGGCATGTATTAATCAAGCCAAGATATCGACTTCAATTGGTAATGAAAATTTTAAAACCGTTACTACTGAAGACAAAAAAAATCCTTCGAAAATTATTAAAACAGCCAGAGTTTCTATGCGTGTTAAGAATATTAAGGATAGCCGAAAAGCAATATTGGATATTGTAAAAAAATGCGATGCGTATGTTTCGTCAGATGATCAAACAAACAATACTTCCAGTATTGAAGATGATATGGTAATACGTATTAAAACAGATGGCTTTGATGACATTATTGATAAATTACTGGAACAATCTATTTATACAGATTACAAGAAAGTCAAGATGGAAGATGTAACAACATATTATATAGATAATGAAAGTCGCCTGAAGTCGAAGAAAGAAGTTGAAACAAGGTATAAGGAGATACTGGCTAAAGCCACTACGGTTACTGATATTATTGGGATTGAAGAAAAGCTTGGAGCAATACGTGAAGAAATTGAAGCAACAGAAGGTGTTTTAAAATATTTAAACGATCAGGTAACTTATAGCACTATCAGACTTCATTTTTATGAAAAGCTGGAATCAAAAACAACTGCTGAACCTGAATCGGGTTTCTTTTATAAAATAGGACAAGGTTTTAAAGATGGTTGGGAAGGTGTGCAGTTATTTTTTATCGGACTAATTATTATGTGGCCATTGTGGTTAGTAATATTTATTATTGTATTTTTTATCGTAAGATGGATTAGAAGATGGCGTAGAAAAAGAAGAGATGTTGCGGAAAGTAAGTGA